CGCTTTCTTTAAAGGGTGGCTGCTTCTAAGCCAACCTCCTAGCTGTCTAAGCCTTCCCACATCGTTTCCCACTTAACTGTAACTTGGGGACCTTAGCTGACGGTCTGGGTTGTTTCCCTTTCCACGACGGACGTTAGCACCCGCCGTGTGTCTCCCGTGCTCATACTCATTGGTATTCGGAGTTTGCATGGGGTTGGTAAGTCGGGATGACCCCCTAGCCCAAACAGTGCTCTACCCCCAATGGCAATACACGAGGCGCTACCTAAATAGCTTTCGAGGAGAACCAGCTATCTCCGAGCTTGATTAGCCTTTCACTCCTATCCACAAGTCATCCCCGGACTTTTCAACGTACGTGGGTTCGGTCCTCCAGTTAGTGTTACCCAACCTTCAACCTGCTCATGGATAGATCGCCCGGTTTCGGGTCTATTCCCAGCAACTATACGCCCTATTAAGACTCGGTTTCCCTACGGCTCCACTACATGCTTAACCTTGCTACTGAAAATAAGTCGTTGACCCATTATACAAAAGGTACGCAGTCACCGAACAAGTCGGCTCCCACTGCTTGTACGTACACGGATTCAGGTTCTATTTCACTCCCCTCACTGGGGTTCTTTTCGCCTTTCCCTCACGGTACTGGTTCACTATCGGTCAGTCAGGAGTATTTAGCCTTGGAGGATGGTCCCCCCATGTTCAGACAGGATAACACGTGTCCCGTCCTACTCGTTTTCATTCAAAAGGCGTTTTCGTATACGAGGCTATCACTCTCTACGGCCGCTCTTTCCAGAGCCTTCTACTAACACCAATTAAACTTAAGGGCTAATCCCCTTTCGCTCGCCGCTACTCAGGGAATCTCGGTTGATTTCTTTTCCTCCGGGTACTTAGATGTTTCAGTTCCCCGGGTTCGCCTCGTATGGCTATGGATTCACCATACGATACCCGCAAGCGGGTGGGTTTCCCCATTCGGACATGTTCGGATCACAGCGTGTTTATCCACTCCCCGAACCTTTTCGCAGATTACCACGTCCTTCATCGCCTCTGACTGCCAAGGCATCCACCGTGCACGCTTAGTCACTTGACCATATAACCCAAAATAGTTTTTTAACTTTCTAAGTGATACTTAGTCCGTCACTACTCTGAACTACATACCAACGCCGCTTTTGTCTCAGCATTGGATTTACGATCTTAGATTGTCGTCATTCTTAATCAGAAGGAAGTAAGATTAAGCACAACGCAATCCACCGGTTTGACGCTTGATTATCGTCTATTTCAAAAATTAAATTGTTAAAGAGCAAGTTTAGTGCAAAGCACTAAGTCAGATGCTTGATGATTCCATCAAACCTCTTGCTTAGAACTCTGTCTAATTCGCTTTAAGATAAGTAACCATGAGAACTCATGGCCATCAGATAATTTGTGTGAACGCTCACCAGAACTTTCATCGTTTAAGGAGGTGATCCAGCCCCAGGTTCCCCTAGGGCTACCTTGTTACGACTTCACCCCAGTCATTGACCACTCCGTGGTAACCGCCATCCCTAAGGTTAAGCTAGCTACTTCTGGAGCAATCAACTCCCATGGTGTGACGGGCGGTGTGTACAAGGCCCGGGAACGTATTCACCGTGGCATTCTGATCCACGATTACTAGCGATTCCGACTTCATGGAGTCGAGTTGCAGACTCCAATCCGGACTACGACGCACTTTATGGGATTCGCTTACTATCGCTAGTTCGCAACCCTTTGTATACGCCATTGTAGCACGTGTGTAGCCCTACTCGTAAGGGCCATGATGACTTGACGTCGTCCCCACCTTCCTCCGGTTTGTCACCGGCAGTCTCCTTAAAGTTCTCGGCATTACCCGCTAGCAAGTAAGGATAAGGGTTGCGCTCGTTACGGGACTTAACCCAACATTTCACAACACGAGCTGACGACAGCCATGCAGCACCTGTCTCAGAGCTCCCGAAGGCACCAAAGCATCTCTGCTAAGTTCTCTGGATGTCAAGAGTAGGTAAGGTTCTTCGCGTTGCTTCGAATTAAACCACATGCTCCACCGCTTGTGCGGGCCCCCGTCAATTCATTTGAGTTTTAACCTTGCGGCCGTACTCCCCAGGCGGTCTACTTATTGCGTTAGCTGCGCCACTAAGTCATTACAACCCAACGGCTAGTAGACATCGTTTACGGCGTGGACTACCAGGGTATCTAATCCTGTTTGCTCCCCACGCTTTCGCACCTCAGTGTCAGTATCAGTCCAGGGTGTCGCCTTCGCCACTGATGTTCCTTCCTATATCTACGCATTTCACCGCTACACAGGAAATTCCACACCCCTCTACCGTACTCTAGCCTGCCAGTATCCGGTGCCATTCCAAGGTTGAGCCCTGGGATTTCACATCAGACTTAACAAACCACCTACGCGCGCTTTACGCCCAGTAATTCCGATTAACGCTCGCACCCTCTGTATTACCGCGGCTGCTGGCACAGAGTTAGCCGGTGCTTCTTCTGGAGCTAACGTCAAAATACTTGGGTATTAACCAAGCACCCTTCCTCACTCCTGAAAGTGCTTTACAACCCTAAGGCCTTCTTCACACACGCGGCATGGCTGGATCAGGCTTGCGCCCATTGTCCAATATTCCCCACTGCTGCCTCCCGTAGGAGTCTGGGCCGTGTCTCAGTCCCAGTGTGACTGGTCATCCTCTCAGACCAGTTAGAGATCGTCGCCTTGGTAGGCCTTTACCCCACCAACTAGCTAATCTCACGCAGGCTCATCTAATAGCGGAAGGCTCAAAAGAGTCCCCTCCTTTCCCCCTAAGGGCGTATGCGGTATTAGCATGCGTTTCCACATGTTGTCCCCCTCTACTAGGCAGATTCCTACGCGTTACTCACCCGTCCGCCGCTCGTCGGCAAGAAGCAAGCTTCTCCCGTTACCGCTCGACTTGCATGTGTTAAGCCTGCCGCCAGCGTTCAATCTGAGCCATGATCAAACTCTTCAGTTAAAATCTTTTAACTAATTGCTCGAAAGCAAAAGTTTGCTTACTCAAACATCGAAACACTAACAATTACTTTATAAAGCGAATTGACGTGTTTGACTCTCGTAAGACTTCAAGTTTTCGAAGCCCCAGCGAGCGCCCACACAAATTATCTGATTATCTATTTTAAAGAGCGTTGCTGTGACACTTAAACATAAATACTTCATTCTCTGTAAGAGATGAAAACACTGTCCGTGTCAGCGGAGGCGTATATTAAGGATATACAGATTTTTAGCAAGTACTTTTTTCAAGTTTTTACTCTATAAATGTGCACTTACACTTTCTAGTTAAAAAATGCTTCCGCATAAGCTTGTGCTATAAATAAAAAAGACGCCAACGCGTCTTTTTTATTCTCATTTTTAAATGATTTAGTTAACTACCAACATAACTTAGCATCACACCAGCGGCAACAGCAGAGCCAATAACACCCGCTACGTTTGGTCCCATTGCGTGCATAAGCAAGAAGTTCTGCTTATTCGCTTCCAAACCAACCTTATTAGCAACACGTGCCGCCATGGGTACAGCAGACACTCCAGCAGCACCGATAAGTGGATTTATTGAATGCGAAGACATTCGATTTAACACTTTCGCCATTATTACTCCAGCCGCAGTACCGATGGAAAACGCCACTAAGCCTAGAGACAAAATCCCTAATGTTTCAAGGTTTAAGAAATCCTCAGAACTCATTTTTGAGCCCACACCCAGACCAAGGAAAATAGTGACAGTATTAATAAGCGCATTTTGTGCTGTATCACTCAGTCTGTCTACAACACCACACTCTTTCATTAGGTTACCAAAACAAAACATACCTAGTAGTGGCGCAGCAGACGGCAGAAACATAGCTGCCAAAACAGTTACAACAATGGGAAAAACAATTTTTTCTTTCTTAGATACATGACGCAACTGAACCATTTTGATGGCACGCTCTTCATGAGTAGTGAGAGCACGCATAATTGGCGGCTGAATCAGTGGTACCAATGCCATGTATGAATAAGCAGCTACCGCAATAGCACCAAGCAATTC
The window above is part of the Marinomonas sp. THO17 genome. Proteins encoded here:
- a CDS encoding sodium ion-translocating decarboxylase subunit beta translates to MEQKLLNLYQDTGIYQLEMGQAVMMCVGLLLIYLAIKKGFEPLLLLPIGIGTIFVNIPGAGFAAAPVYDAAGHMISPGGLQYYIYHGGIETGLFPLLIFMGVGAMTDFGPMLANPRTLLLGAAAQFGIFATVIGAVLLGASGIMDFTLADAAAIGIIGGADGPTAIFVASRLAPELLGAIAVAAYSYMALVPLIQPPIMRALTTHEERAIKMVQLRHVSKKEKIVFPIVVTVLAAMFLPSAAPLLGMFCFGNLMKECGVVDRLSDTAQNALINTVTIFLGLGVGSKMSSEDFLNLETLGILSLGLVAFSIGTAAGVIMAKVLNRMSSHSINPLIGAAGVSAVPMAARVANKVGLEANKQNFLLMHAMGPNVAGVIGSAVAAGVMLSYVGS